TAATTCCTGATTTTTTTTGAGATTCTCACGCTGTGATAAATTCTCGCATATTCTATTTCATCAACGGTATTAATGTAATTCTCCGGAAAATCTTTTTGCAATCCCTTATCTTTTAAAATTCTTGCAGCTTTATTATAAGCAATTGCTGCTTCCTGTTCGGTTGAGTATCTTCCTATAATAAAGTCACCCTTAATATGTATCTTAGCAGTATAAGAGGGGAATCCCTTATTTTGTTCCTTTATTACACCGTAATATTTATTAATGACCTCAATATTTGCATAGCGGTAATCCGTATCGTCCCCGTTGACAAAACGATAATCCCTGCCTGTCACTGCATAATTACGAATTCCGTAACGGGACAAGATGTTAACCTGCATACCATAATCAGAAACAAAAAGATGGCCACCCCTTACCATAATCTTGTGATGTGCATAATAAAACAAATCATCAATATCAAACTTGAAGAGTTTCTTCTTATTTATATAGTAAACAAAATATCGATTCTTCAAATAAATTGGATTTTTAAAATACATACCGTTATCACGAAAATTTATTAAGATTACCCATTTTTCGAAGGGTAAAGAAAAACTAGAATTATAATCGTCAATTGTATGCATATTCTCGCGTAAGATTTCACTGGCAGTAAGGTAAGCAAAATTACCCGATATCTCATCGTCATAGCTTCCCAGACTGATGTGTTTGTTGAGATAAGTAATGGAAGTTCGATAATAGGTCTGACCATTCTTTCTGGTGGCTTTTGTTACTCCGGTTAGTGATGGCAAATGTTGTTCCCTCCTGACATATAAAAGGTATAATTGCGCTACTTTTCTGATAATTACAACATAATTCCTCATGGATGTCAATGGGACTATCAGAGGAGGGGATGTGGAAAAAGGGCTTAAGAGAACCATATAGTATTCTATTGGAATAGAAAACTAGAATGTATGTACGATTAAACCAAGTGTTAGCCACCCATGAAAAATCAAGGACAAGCTGTAATAAGTCAAGAAAGCAAATATTACACAAACATTAATAAAATATTACGAGATTTAATAATTAATAAGTATGCAAAATGGCTTAAATCAAAGAGTTTATAAAAAAATGAGAAAAAAAGAATGGTTAATTGTATAAAGCATAAAAAAGGTGTGTAAAATATTTAATAAATAGTTAATAATTTGTTAAAAAATAATTGGACAAGATGAATATAAAATAACTATTTTTATGAATGGAATTTGTGCATTAGTTTATCCCTAGACAAATGGTGGAAAATTAATTATGTTGTATCTTCCAAAAATAGTTGATACTTATTGACAGGTTTATGCGAGATGATATAATGCATGATAAGCGCTTAAACAAGGTTTGCCTGAGATTGTTGTTTGAGTAGCTGCCTAAGCTCCATTCGGCGGAGTTATTATAAATCAAAGAAAAGAGGATGTATCTATGCTAAAAATACACTCGTTTCTTCGAAGGGTTAAGAAGCCGATTCGTAAATTAGTACCAAGTCATTTAGGCAAATATAAAATAAGTCTGGCAGTAATTGCATATGCAATGGTGACAGTCTTGTTTATTCTTACCCCTGACTATATCTATGGCAGCGGTAAAACGAATGTGGAGACTCATGTTAAAGCGGAGAAAACACATCAGGTTGTCCCGGATATAGTTGAAGAAACAGCCAATGAAGCCATAGTGCGTTTTGATCAAGTGTATTTAAACAGTCAATTCATATTATGTGACCTTACCACTGATGGTACCCCGGTGGAAAGTTCCTTGCTTCAGAAACAAAGCCTTGCAGTAGAAGGTGGAAACAATACTTACTCAGTAACTGATGACAAAAACGATTCGAATAAAGAAACAGAAAAAGATAAAATAACCGCAGAACAGGCAGATGCGGAAACTATGAAGAAGGTTGATAGTGGTTCAACCAAAGAGAATTCGAGAAAAGAAACCAAGAGTGCTGTAAGTAGTACAGCTAATGAACAAGAGACAGAGTCTAAGAAAAAAGCAGAAGAAGCTAAAGTGGCAAAAGAAGCCGAAGAAAAAAAAGCCGATGAAAAAGAAAAAGAATCCGATAAGAGAAAAGACTATGTCATTAATTTGAATGAAGAAGAAATCGAAATCTTACAACGAATCGTAGAAGCAGAAGCAACCGGAGAAGACATAAAAGGTAAAATGCTGGTAGCAAACGTCATCTTAAACAGAGTAAACAATAAGAGTTTTCCGAATACTGTTAAAGGAGTTGTTTTCCAGAAAAATGGAAACATCTATCAGTTCTCACCAACAAAGGATGGAAGGTACTGGTCGGTAAAAATAACTAAGGATACCAAAAAAGCAGTAGAAAGAGTTTTGCAAGGAGAAGATTATTCCAAAGGGGCATTATACTTCTCAGCCCGCTCCAGAGCAGACAAGAACAGCATGCGTTGGTTTGATAGGAACCTGGAATTCTTGTTTCAATATGGTGGACATGAATTCTTCCGTTAAGCAAAGATTAAAGAGTATTAAGTCAACAACTGTTTAAAAGCAGACCTGATAAGGAAACGGCAATGACCGTTAACGGATCAGGTCTCTTTTATTTACATCGGAATCTTTTCGCAAGGTATTGTACTAAAGAGTGAAACGTGATATAATACATAAAATTTAAGCAAATATATTCATAAATTTAAATAAAAAAACATAAAGGAATGAGCGCATATGAATCTGATGTATCGAAGTACCCGCAGTCACAGTGAACCTATGACAGCTTCCCAGGCGATTTTAAAAGGTTTGGCAGAGGATGGAGGATTATTTGTTCCCCAGTCTATACCAGAACTTAAGATACCTTTAGAACAATTAGGGAAATTAACATATCAGGAAACTGCCTATGAAGTTATGAAGCTGTTTTTTACAGATTTTACAGAAGAAGAATTAAAAAAATGTATTAACAGTGCCTATGATGATAAATTTGATACCAGTGAGATAGCTCCTATTACAAATGCAGATGGAGCTTTCTATCTGGAACTATTCCATGGTTCAACCATAGCCTTTAAGGACATGGCACTATCAATTCTCCCTCATCTTCTTACAACGGCTGCAAAGAAAAATCAGGTTACTGATGAAATCGTAATATTAACGGCAACTTCCGGAGATACAGGAAAGGCAGCGCTTGCGGGATTTGCTGATGTGGACGGAACTAAAATCATTGTATTCTATCCTAAAGATGGTGTCAGCCCCATTCAGGAAAAACAAATGGTGACACAAAAAGGGGAGAACACGTTTGTAATTGGTATCAAAGGAAACTTTGATGACGCACAAAATGGTGTAAAGGCTATATTTGGTAATAAAGAACTGGCAGTTACTTTAAAAGGAAAAGGTTATCAGTTCTCATCAGCCAATTCAATCAATATAGGGCGTTTGGTACCGCAGATTGTATATTATGTGTATGCATACGGGAAATTATGCGAAAAAGGTGAACTTCAACCGGGAGAGAAGATAAACGTTGTTGTACCGACCGGCAACTTTGGTAATATACTTGCAGCTTTCTATGCAAAAAACATGGGTTTACCAATTGATAAATTGATTTGCGCTTCCAATGACAATAAAGTATTATTTGATTTCTTCCAGTCAGGAGCCTATGACAGAAACAGAGAATTTATTTTAACAACCTCACCTTCTATGGACATTCTTATCTCAAGTAATTTAGAAAGATTGATATATAAAATAGCAGGTGATGATGCGGACAAAACTTTAGAACTTATGAAAGCTCTATCTACAGACGGTAAATATATTATAACGGATGGTATGAAAGAGAATATGAAAGATTTTCTCGGCGGGTATGCTACAGAACAGGAGACTGCTAAGACCATAAAACAGCTTTATGACAAAACCGGTTATGTAATTGACACACATACAGCAGTAGCCGCAGCGGTATATAATAAGTATCAAACCGAAAGTAAAGACACAACAAAGACAGTGATAGCTTCCACGGCCAGTCCTTATAAATTTACAAGAAGCGTTATGGAAGCAATTGATAATAAATATGACAGTATGACAGACTTTGAGTTAGTGGATGAACTAAGTACACTTTCAGGTACGGCAGTACCTCCTGCTATAGAAGAAATCCGCCAGGCAGAAGTACTCCATGAAAAAGTATGTGATGCTGATAAAATGCAGTTGATGGTAGAAGAAATTCTAGGCTAATACGAAGTGGATTTCCTTGGATAAGATAACACCTGTTCGCAAGATGAATCAGTAATGTAGGCTGATAACTTACGAACGGGTGTTTTTTTTGCCGGAATACATTTAAAGGTAAGTCTTAAAATATTAACACAATTGTTACAAAAAAATATACGGAATATGACAAATCCATGACATAAAATTGACACAAAGAAAGAGCATTATATAGTCAAGTCAGACAGAGCAGAGAACACAATATAATAAGTTCACTTAAAGTTTGACCTTGTATAATCTATTCCATACAGATATAACATACAAACAGGGTGTAATCTTAACTGATGTATCTGGTAGAAAAAACCAAATTTTTGACTGTTGACTGAAACTTCAAAAGTGGCGGGAATGTGTCAAAAATAAGGCAGAAACCGAGGAATACACTGGGTTTAAAAGGTTATAAAAAAAGTAAAATAATAGATAAAAGGACTTGACCTTTTGTTTGATTATTGTTATAATCAATTTGTTATTGGAATGATTATATTTGAAAGTGTCTGCTGGATTGGTTTGTCCAATGAGACAAAGAATAACAGCATAAGACATAAAAAATATAATACCAAACCAAACCTATATTTTAAGGAGGAAGAAAGAATATGAAGAAAAATTTCTTTAAAAAGAAATTAGCTTCCGGTCTTGCATTAGCATTAGTAGTTGCAAGTTTAGCTCCAGCAGGATTATCTGCTTCAGCTGCAACAGCAACTAAAGTTGTTAAACAGGGCGGCGGCAAAGCACCAACTGTTATGTACGTTG
The nucleotide sequence above comes from Anaerocolumna cellulosilytica. Encoded proteins:
- a CDS encoding cell wall hydrolase, which translates into the protein MLKIHSFLRRVKKPIRKLVPSHLGKYKISLAVIAYAMVTVLFILTPDYIYGSGKTNVETHVKAEKTHQVVPDIVEETANEAIVRFDQVYLNSQFILCDLTTDGTPVESSLLQKQSLAVEGGNNTYSVTDDKNDSNKETEKDKITAEQADAETMKKVDSGSTKENSRKETKSAVSSTANEQETESKKKAEEAKVAKEAEEKKADEKEKESDKRKDYVINLNEEEIEILQRIVEAEATGEDIKGKMLVANVILNRVNNKSFPNTVKGVVFQKNGNIYQFSPTKDGRYWSVKITKDTKKAVERVLQGEDYSKGALYFSARSRADKNSMRWFDRNLEFLFQYGGHEFFR
- the thrC gene encoding threonine synthase, with translation MNLMYRSTRSHSEPMTASQAILKGLAEDGGLFVPQSIPELKIPLEQLGKLTYQETAYEVMKLFFTDFTEEELKKCINSAYDDKFDTSEIAPITNADGAFYLELFHGSTIAFKDMALSILPHLLTTAAKKNQVTDEIVILTATSGDTGKAALAGFADVDGTKIIVFYPKDGVSPIQEKQMVTQKGENTFVIGIKGNFDDAQNGVKAIFGNKELAVTLKGKGYQFSSANSINIGRLVPQIVYYVYAYGKLCEKGELQPGEKINVVVPTGNFGNILAAFYAKNMGLPIDKLICASNDNKVLFDFFQSGAYDRNREFILTTSPSMDILISSNLERLIYKIAGDDADKTLELMKALSTDGKYIITDGMKENMKDFLGGYATEQETAKTIKQLYDKTGYVIDTHTAVAAAVYNKYQTESKDTTKTVIASTASPYKFTRSVMEAIDNKYDSMTDFELVDELSTLSGTAVPPAIEEIRQAEVLHEKVCDADKMQLMVEEILG